From the Solanum lycopersicum chromosome 10, SLM_r2.1 genome, one window contains:
- the LOC101245813 gene encoding LOW QUALITY PROTEIN: wall-associated receptor kinase 17-like (The sequence of the model RefSeq protein was modified relative to this genomic sequence to represent the inferred CDS: inserted 2 bases in 1 codon; substituted 1 base at 1 genomic stop codon): MNLLACFYACALVLTLATAQNTTEVTKPGCTKQCGNVMVPYPFGIGSDCAYDWGFVLRCNTSNDGSQKLLIGNNIVVYNITDAELRISNSIGWRWYNSSGAVHSESLAWTTFPETTPYSFSSLNRFTVVGCDDYASITGPNNFVYGCNVSCTSTRDVVAGECMGKGCCQTEIPKGLKSYNTTMSSKKNHTDVKATNIFTGKELKKATNNYANDRILGRGGHAIVYRGVLSDSRVVAIKKSRIVDESQIEQFINEVLILTQINHRNVVKLFGCCLEDEVPLLVYEYVSEGTLYEHIHNPRGGSWLNWQNRLRIAIETATALAYLHSFASMPIIHRDVKSANILLDNVYTAKVADFGASRLIPLDQTHVATLVLGTSGYLDPEYFRTSQLTEKSDVYXGVVLAELLTGLKPIVRCRNDEQKNLADYFVWSVDNNRLFQIVDRGVLREGNLEQLQQMAELVKKCLELHGEDRPTMKEVTIELEGLRKVTGFSWSNQHGLKEDELSDLFTVPISSNGNTPNSDSSHIMHPTYTPSCPHIMTNSDSMDVIEGECTGKGCCQTQIPKGLKYYNTTMSSTKNHTHVWSFNSCLYAFLGEADHIHFQGLPDLGDDLNVNNFYDRIKDSVPIVLDWAIGSLTCTQALKNEDYACSENSHCIDSDTGLGGYRCSCNTGYQGNPYLNQGCQDVDECVDYPNNSLCQQMCINTPGSYNCSCPHGYTGDGKKDGRGCIAPYHDEFPWIKFSAGIGAGACISLVVGIVWLCFRIRKRKLIEVREKFFQQNGGLLLKHRISTNDGDVKATKIFTAEELKKATNNHANDRILGRGGHAIVYRGVLSDNRVVAIKKSRIVDESQIEQFINEVLILTQINHRNVVRLFGCCLEDEVPLLVYEYVSEGTLYEHIHSQRRAGWLNWQNRLRIAIETATALAYLHSFASMPIIHRDVKSSNILLDEFSTAKVADFGASRLIPLDQTRVATLVQGTFGYLDPEYIFKSQLTDKSDVYSFGVVLAELLTGLKPVSGDRNDDQKNLADYFVSSVNNNRLFQILDRRVLXEGNLEQLQQMAELVKNCIQLHGEDRPTMKEVAIELEGLRKVSGVSWSNQHLHEEDDLSDLYTVPIDAYEKKPNSDSSRIMHPTYNPS, from the exons ATGAATTTGCTTGCTTGTTTCTACGCTTGTGCGCTAGTATTAACATTAGCCACAGCCCAAAACACCACTGAAGTCACAAAGCCAGGATGCACTAAGCAGTGTGGAAACGTTATGGTTCCATACCCATTTGGTATTGGCTCAGATTGCGCCTATGATTGGGGGTTCGTGCTGCGGTGTAACACGTCTAATGATGGTTCACAGAAACTCCTCATAGGAAATAACATTGTGGTGTACAATATCACCGATGCTGAATTGCGTATCTCCAATTCAATCGGTTGGAGATGGTACAACTCTAGTGGAGCTGTGCACAGCGAATCACTTGCTTGGACCACATTTCCAGAAACAACACCGTATAGTTTCTCTTCGCTGAACAGGTTTACTGTAGTTGGTTGCGATGACTATGCTTCCATCACAGGGCCTAATAACTTTGTGTATGGCTGCAATGTTAGCTGTACAAGCACAAGGGATGTGGTAGCAGGAGAGTGTATGGGAAAAGGCTGCTGCCAGACAGAGATACCCAAGGGCTTGAAATCCTATAACACAACCATGTCTAGCAAAAAAAACCATACCGATGTGAAAGCAACAAACATATTCACAGGGAAGGAACTCAAGAAAGCCACAAACAATTATGCCAATGATAGAATTCTTGGTCGTGGTGGCCATGCGATTGTATATAGAGGTGTGCTAAGTGATAGCCGTGTAGTTGCCATTAAAAAATCCAGAATTGTGGATGAGAGTCAAATTGAGCAGTTTATCAATGAGGTGCTTATTCTCACTCAAATCAACCATCGAAACGTGGTGAAGCTCTTTGGGTGTTGTTTGGAAGATGAAGTTCCTTTATTGGTTTATGAGTATGTCTCTGAAGGAACTCTTTACGAGCACATTCACAACCCACGTGGAGGGAGTTGGTTAAATTGGCAAAATCGGTTGAGAATTGCCATAGAGACAGCGACTGCACTTGCTTATCTTCATTCATTTGCGTCCATGCCTATAATTCATAGAGACGTTAAGTCTGCCAACATATTGTTAGACAATGTTTACACAGCTAAAGTGGCAGATTTTGGAGCCTCAAGGTTAATTCCTTTGGATCAAACACATGTGGCTACATTGGTTTTAGGGACATCGGGATACTTGGATCCAGAATATTTTCGCACAAGTCAATTGACGGAGAAAAGTGATGTTTA AGGAGTAGTTCTGGCAGAACTTTTGACAGGGTTGAAACCTATTGTTAGATGTAGAAACGATGAACAAAAGAATTTGGCTGATTATTTTGTTTGGTCCGTGGATAACAATCGCTTATTTCAAATTGTTGATCGTGGTGTTTTGCGAGAAGGGAATCTTGAACAACTTCAACAGATGGCTGAGTTGGTGAAGAAGTGTCTTGAGTTGCATGGAGAAGATAGGCCTACAATGAAGGAAGTGACTATTGAGCTTGAAGGTTTGAGGAAGGTAACTGGATTCTCTTGGTCTAATCAACATGGACTCAAAGAGGATGAGTTATCAGATCTTTTCACAGTTCCCATCAGCTCCAATGGAAATACTCCCAATTCAGATAGTTCTCACATAATGCATCCTACATACACTCCAAGC TGCCCCCATATCATGACAAATTCAGACTCAATGGATGTGATAGAAGGAGAGTGTACGGGAAAAGGCTGCTGCCAGACGCAGATACCCAAGGGCTTGAAATACTATAACACAACCATGTCTAGCACAAAAAATCATACTCATGTTTGGTCCTTCAATTCGTGTTTGTATGCATTTCTGGGAGAGGCGGATCACATCCATTTCCAGGGCTTGCCAGATCTAGGTGATGATCTAAATgtcaataatttttatgataGGATTAAGGATAGTGTCCCCATTGTGCTGGATTGGGCCATCGGGAGTCTTACTTGCACGCAAGctttgaaaaatgaggattaTGCTTGCAGTGAAAATAGCCACTGCATTGATTCAGATACTGGTCTTGGTGGATACCGCTGCAGCTGTAATACAGGTTATCAGGGTAATCCTTATCTCAATCAAGGCTGCCAAG ATGTTGATGAATGTGTTGATTATCCAAATAACAGTTTGTGCCAACAGATGTGCATAAATACCCCAGGAAGTTACAATTGTTCTTGTCCCCATGGCTATACTGGTGACGGCAAAAAGGATGGTCGTGGTTGTATAGCTCCCTACCATGATGAGTTCCCATGGATCAAGTTCTCCGCAG GTATAGGAGCTGGTGCCTGTATATCCCTAGTGGTTGGAATAGTTTGGCTCTGTTTCAGAATCAGGAAAAGGAAATTGATTGAAGTTAGGGAGAAATTCTTCCAACAAAATGGCGGTTTATTATTGAAACACAGAATCTCCACTAATGATGGTGATGTGAAAGCAACAAAAATTTTCACAGCTGAGGAGCTCAAGAAAGCTACAAACAATCATGCCAATGACAGAATTCTTGGTCGTGGTGGCCATGCGATTGTATATAGAGGTGTGCTAAGTGATAACCGCGTAGTTGCAATTAAAAAATCTAGAATTGTGGATGAGAGTCAGATTGAACAGTTTATCAACGAGGTGCTTATTCTCACTCAAATCAACCATAGAAATGTAGTGAGGCTCTTTGGGTGTTGTTTGGAAGATGAAGTTCCTTTATTGGTTTATGAGTATGTATCTGAAGGAACTCTTTACGAGCACATTCACAGCCAACGTCGAGCGGGTTGGTTAAATTGGCAAAATCGGTTGAGAATTGCCATAGAGACAGCCACTGCACTTGCTTACCTTCATTCATTTGCGTCCATGCCTATAATTCATCGAGATGTCAAGTCTTCCAACATATTGTTAGATGAATTTTCCACAGCTAAAGTGGCAGATTTTGGAGCTTCAAGGCTCATCCCTCTTGATCAAACACGTGTGGCTACATTAGTTCAAGGTACATTTGGGTACTTGGATCctgaatatattttcaaaagtcaattgACGGATAAAAGTGATGTTTACAGTTTTGGAGTAGTACTGGCAGAACTTCTAACGGGGTTAAAACCAGTTTCTGGAGATAGAAACGATGATCAAAAGAATTTGGCTGATTATTTTGTTTCATCCGTAAATAATAATCGCTTGTTTCAAATTCTTGATCGTCGTGTTTTGTGAGAAGGGAATCTTGAGCAACTTCAACAGATGGCTGAGCTAGTGAAGAACTGTATTCAATTGCATGGAGAAGATAGGCCTACAATGAAGGAAGTGGCTATTGAACTTGAAGGTTTAAGGAAGGTAAGTGGGGTCTCTTGGTCTAATCAACACCTACACGAAGAGGATGATTTATCAGATCTTTACACAGTTCCAATCGACGCCTATGAAAAAAAACCCAACTCAGATAGTTCTCGTATCATGCATCCTACATACAATCCAAGTTGA